The Streptosporangiales bacterium genome window below encodes:
- a CDS encoding SDR family oxidoreductase: protein MEIDLSGHRALVTGSTQGIGHAIATELARAGAAVVVNGRGAESTERAAARLLAEIPSADVTAVAADLATADGAATMLDAASDVDVLVNNLGIFGARPVLEIDDDEWRRYFEVNVLSGVRLTRGYLPRMIEGGWGRVMNIASDSAVVTPVEMVHYGVTKTALLAVTRGFAKAASGTGVTVNSVIAGPTHTGGVEDFVAEMVGDDLPWDEAQTRFMREHRPYSLIERLIEPAEIAHLVVYLASDQASATTGGALRVDGGYVDSILP, encoded by the coding sequence ATGGAGATCGACCTGTCCGGACACCGCGCCCTCGTCACCGGCTCCACCCAGGGCATCGGCCACGCGATCGCGACAGAGCTCGCCCGCGCCGGAGCGGCCGTGGTCGTCAACGGCCGCGGCGCCGAGTCCACCGAACGCGCGGCGGCCAGGCTCCTCGCCGAGATCCCGTCGGCCGACGTCACGGCCGTGGCCGCCGACCTCGCCACCGCGGACGGCGCCGCGACGATGCTCGACGCCGCGAGCGACGTCGACGTCCTCGTCAACAACCTCGGCATCTTCGGCGCGCGCCCCGTGCTCGAGATCGACGACGACGAGTGGCGCCGGTACTTCGAGGTCAACGTCCTCTCCGGCGTCCGCCTGACGCGCGGCTACCTCCCGCGGATGATCGAAGGCGGCTGGGGCCGGGTCATGAACATCGCCAGCGACTCCGCCGTCGTCACACCGGTCGAGATGGTGCACTACGGCGTCACCAAGACCGCCCTGCTCGCCGTGACGCGTGGCTTCGCCAAGGCGGCGTCGGGCACCGGGGTCACGGTGAACTCGGTCATCGCCGGCCCCACCCATACCGGCGGCGTCGAGGACTTCGTCGCCGAGATGGTCGGCGACGACCTGCCCTGGGACGAGGCGCAGACCAGGTTCATGCGCGAGCACCGACCGTACTCGCTCATCGAACGCCTCATCGAGCCGGCCGAGATCGCCCACCTCGTCGTCTACCTCGCCTCGGACCAGGCATCCGCGACCACCGGCGGCGCGCTCCGCGTCGACGGCGGCTACGTCGACTCGATCCTCCCCTGA